One segment of Erigeron canadensis isolate Cc75 chromosome 2, C_canadensis_v1, whole genome shotgun sequence DNA contains the following:
- the LOC122586629 gene encoding serine/threonine-protein phosphatase PP1 isozyme 4 isoform X3: MDPVVLDRIIDRLIEVRSTKPGDIHGQYSDLLRLFEYGGFPPQANYLFLGDYVDRGKQSLETICLLLAYKIRYPENFFLLRGNHECASINRIYGFYDECKRRFNVKLWKAFTECFNCLPVAALVDDKILCMHGGLSPDLSDLDQIRNLQRPTAIPDTGLLCDLLWSDPSKDVKGWGMNDRGVSFTFGPDKVVELLTKHDLDLVCRAHQVVEDGYEFFADRQLVTIFSAPNYCGEFDNAGALMSVDENLMCSFQILKPAEKKNKFSMST; encoded by the exons GTGATATTCATGGACAATATAGTGATCTGTTGCGACTTTTTGAATACGGAGGATTTCCTCCCCAAGCCAATTATCTATTCCTGGGCGACTATGTGGACCGGGGCAAGCAAAGTTTAGAAACAATATGTCTTCTTCTTGCTTACAAAATTAGGTATCCCGAGAACTTTTTTCTTCTAAGAGGAAACCACGAATGTGCTTCCATTAATCGAATCTATGGGTTTTATGATGAATGCAAGAGACGGTTCAATGTGAAGCTATGGAAAGCCTTTACCGAATGCTTTAACTGTTTGCCTGTTGCGGCTCTTGTCGATGACAAGATATTGTGTATGCATGGGGGCTTATCACCTGATCTTTCTGACTTGGACCAAATTAGAAACTTACAGCGACCAACTGCGATTCCTGACACTGGTttactttgtgatttgttgtggTCGGATCCTAGCAAAGATGTTAAAGGATGGGGAATGAATGATAGAGgagtttcttttacttttggcccTGATAAGGTGGTGGAGCTTTTAACAAAGCATGATCTTGATCTTGTTTGTCGTGCTCATCAG GTTGTGGAGGATGGTTATGAATTCTTTGCAGACAGACAGCTTGTTACCATATTCTCGGCCCCAAATTATTGTGGTGAATTTGATAATGCTGGTGCCTTGATGAGCGTTGATGAGAATCTGATGTGTTCATTTCAGATCCTTAAGCCAGCcgagaagaaaaataaattttcgATGTCTACATAG